A window from Leishmania donovani BPK282A1 complete genome, chromosome 27 encodes these proteins:
- a CDS encoding cation transporter, putative translates to MHIPAAVLTLTASTCLVFASHCARLSGTSVVWLSSFVALLTFLARFPRALRSKAAVCDTPRHKSRLLSAGACALFCLSATYGLATLGALRFACACACAAGADHIARTRRSSRNAKMACTALSCVILALTSDPGQETRPFILFGALGVLCAACAISLSTKDVVKKADQTAFLFAACGLSLVGFIATLVQHKPIVENEMLLLLVFCVSGIVLAGCVNAGLVLQGNAFTFVAAAAGMSAGSVVCGEKVFPAVYDWESLALLTSAGLIFAAHKGLTFADSSVASLSGVSLNPTQMLKTKQHREESGIIVSLLSNSRERKLFVFLLLTVGIMLLELIYGLAVNSLGLISDSFHMMLDGASIIIGLYAAHAASWLPDEKTHPFGYGRYEVFGGFVNGILLLFIALYVMVESIQRFLNPPEIEGPYLLLVSVIGLAVNVVGIIFFHDSHGHSHSHSHGEAGSGHVDHNMRGVYLHILADLLGSVSVIISSILIYLFGLWIADPICSAMSAILVLLSAFPLLEETGKVLLLSAPNHESNYCDKLREALLATSLLQDVESPKLWIHSTPPRELTICTVAGKLRNSTEYTSARKKITETVTAHMMHHLDVHNVSFVLHLE, encoded by the coding sequence ATGCATATTCCCGCAGCAGTCCTGACTCTTACGGCTTCCACATGTCTTGTTTTTGCTAGCCACTGTGCGAGATTATCTGGCACCAGCGTCGTGTGGCTGAGCTCCTTTGTGGCATTGCTGACCTTCTTGGCGCGGTTCCCACGCGCCCTTCGGTCGAAGGCAGCAGTGTGTGACACTCCTCGTCACAAAAGCCGCTTGCTCTCTGCTGGGGCATGTGCACTTTTTTGTCTAAGCGCCACCTACGGGCTGGCCACACTCGGCGCTTTACGTTtcgcgtgtgcctgcgcctgcgccgctggcgccgatcATATTGCTCGAACGCGAAGAAGCTCGCGAAATGCAAAGATGGCTTGTACGGCTCTCAGTTGCGTCATCCTGGCTCTGACATCCGATCCAGGCCAAGAAACTCGCCCATTCATACTCTTTGGAGCGTTAGGGGTTCTTTGCGCGGCTTGTGCGATTTCTCTCTCCACGAAAGACGTAGTGAAAAAAGCTGATCAAAcagcttttctttttgctgcTTGTGGTCTAAGTCTTGTGGGTTTCATTGCAACACTTGTGCAGCACAAGCCGATAGTCGAGAATGAAATGCTGCTGTTACTAGTGTTCTGTGTTTCCGGCATTGTTTTGGCGGGCTGTGTCAATGCAGGCCTGGTGTTGCAGGGGAACGCTTTCACTTTTgtggctgcggccgctggtATGTCAGCTGGATCAGTAGTTTGCGGTGAAAAAGTGTTTCCTGCTGTGTACGACTGGGAAAGCCTTGCTTTGCTAACCTCGGCCGGTCTTATTTTTGCTGCGCACAAAGGTCTGACTTTTGCAGACTCGTCTGTAGCATCACTGAGTGGTGTCTCCCTTAACCCAACGCAGATGCTGAAGACAAAGCAGCACCGCGAGGAAAGCGGCATTATTGTCAGCTTACTCTCTAATTCAAGGGAGCGCAagctttttgtttttcttttgttgaCTGTTGGCATAATGCTTTTAGAGCTCATTTACGGTCTTGCAGTGAATTCTCTCGGACTGATTTCAGATTCATTTCATATGATGCTTGATGGAGCGTCGATTATCATTGGACTGTACGCGGCGCACGCTGCGTCGTGGCTACCAGACGAAAAAACGCATCCCTTCGGCTACGGACGATACGAAGTTTTCGGAGGATTTGTAAATGGCATTCTTCTTCTTTTTATTGCTTTGTATGTGATGGTTGAATCCATACAGCGATTTCTGAACCCGCCCGAAATCGAGGGACCGTACTTGCTTCTTGTTTCCGTGATCGGGCTAGCCGTGAACGTGGTGGGCATTATCTTTTTTCACGATTCGCATGGTCATAGTCACTCGCATTCGCACGGGGAAGCTGGTAGTGGTCATGTGGACCACAACATGCGGGGTGTTTATCTACATATTCTGGCGGATTTGCTAGGTAGTGTTAGTGTAATTATTTCGAGTATATTGATTTATCTGTTTGGACTCTGGATTGCGGATCCAATTTGTAGCGCTATGAGCGCCATCCTAGTTCTGCTCTCGGCGTTTCCGCTGCTCGAGGAAACGGGAAAAGTTCTTCTGCTATCTGCACCGAATCATGAAAGCAACTATTGCGATAAATTACGCGAAGCTTTACTTGCTACATCTTTGTTGCAAGATGTCGAATCTCCAAAGCTATGGATACACTCGACTCCTCCGCGTGAACTCACAATTTGTACTGTGGCAGGCAAACTACGCAATAGTACCGAGTACACAAGCGCGCGAAAAAAGATTACGGAAACAGTAACGGCTCATATGATGCACCATTTAGATGTTCATAATGTTAGTTTTGTGTTGCACCTGGAGTAA
- a CDS encoding T-complex protein 1, beta subunit, putative, giving the protein MFFANQASQVLRQGASEEKGERARLMNIMGAVSVADIVKTTLGPKGMDKILQGTDRTQSVRVTNDGATILKSLFMDNPAAKILIDMSKTQDDEVGDGTTSVTVFAGELLRNAEKLLDQSIHPQTIIEGYRMATDAAQKALAESAEDHGADEKLFYEDLIRIAKTTLSSKIITVESDHFAKLCVDAVLRLKGSGNLEMINIMKKLGGTLRDSYLEPGFLLDKKIGIGQPRRLENAKILVANTPMDTDKIKIFGAKVNVESVSQLAEVEASEKAKMKSKCMKIIKHNINCFINRQLIYNYPEEIFAQHGIMAIEHADFDGIERLAKALGADVVSTFEDTSNVQYGFAERIDEIMIGEGTVIRFSGLPKGEACTIVLRGASRHILDEAERSIHDAVCVISETVKETRTVLGAGCSEFLMANAVEEKAKAVAGKKQLAMMAFAAALRTLPAIIADNAGLDSNDLVTRLQAEHYQGHKSHGIDVIRGDIADVKTLGITESYKVKSSVVAYASEAAEMILRVDDVLRAVPRQRTQ; this is encoded by the coding sequence ATGTTCTTTGCTAACCAGGCttcgcaggtgctgcgccaggGCGCCTCGGAGGAGAAAGGCGAACGTGCACGCCTCATGAACATCATGGGTGCCGTCTCAGTGGCTGACATTGTGAAGACAACTTTGGGCCCGAAGGGGATGGATAAGATTCTTCAAGGAACGGATCGAACTCAGTCCGTGCGTGTCACCAATGACGGTGCGACAATCCTCAAATCTCTGTTTATGGACAACCCGGCTGCCAAGATTCTGATTGATATGAGTAAGACACAGGATGATGAAGTGGGCGACGGTACGACTAGCGTCACGGTGTTTGCTGGCGAGCTCTTGCGCAACGCTGAAAAGCTGCTGGATCAGTCCATTCATCCTCAGACTATCATTGAGGGTTACCGCATGGCTACCGACGCCGCACAGAAGGCTCTGGCGGAGTCCGCCGAGGATCACGGCGCGGACGAGAAGCTCTTCTACGAAGATCTCATCCGCATCGCCAAGACTACCCTCAGCTCCAAGATCATTACTGTGGAGTCAGACCACTTCGCAAAGCTCTGCGTCGACGCGGTTCTTCGTCTGAAGGGCAGCGGCAACCTTGAGATGATTAATATCATGAAGAAGCTTGGTGGTACGCTCCGCGACAGCTATCTCGAGCCTGGGTTCCTGCTGGACAAGAAGATTGGCATTGGCCAGCCCCGCCGCCTGGAGAATGCCAAGATTCTTGTAGCGAACACCCCCATGGACACCGATAAGATCAAGATTTTTGGTGCGAAGGTGAACGTTGAGAGCGTTTCTCAGCtcgccgaggtggaggcgtCTGAAAAGGCAAAAATGAAGTCCAAGTGTATGAAGATCATTAAGCACAACATCAACTGCTTCATCAACCGTCAGCTTATCTACAACTATCCGGAGGAAATCTTTGCACAGCACGGTATCATGGCCATCGAGCATGCCGATTTCGATGGCATTGAGCGCCTCGCGAAGGCTCTCGGCGCGGACGTTGTCTCGACCTTCGAGGACACCTCGAACGTGCAGTACGGTTTCGCTGAGAGGATCGACGAGATCATGATTGGCGAGGGCACTGTGATCCGCTTCTCTGGACTTCCTAAGGGCGAGGCGTGCACGAttgtgctgcgcggcgcgtcGCGCCACATTCTTGATGAGGCGGAGCGCTCCATCCATGATGCGGTGTGCGTTATCTCGGAGACCGTGAAAGAGACGCGTACGGTGCTCGGTGCCGGCTGCTCCGAGTTCCTCATGGCAAacgcggtggaggagaaggccaAGGCGGTCGCGGGGAAGAAGCAGCTGGCGATGATGGCGtttgctgctgcccttcgcACCCTTCCTGCTATCATCGCAGACAATGCCGGCCTTGATAGCAATGATCTTGTCACGCGCCTCCAAGCGGAGCACTACCAGGGGCACAAATCGCACGGCATTGATGTTATTCGTGGTGACATTGCTGACGTGAAGACACTTGGGATTACCGAGTCCTACAAAGTGAAGAGCTCTGTTGTGGCGTATGCCTCGGAGGCGGCTGAGATGATCTTGCGTGTGGATGATGTACTCCGCGCCGTGCCGCGTCAGCGCACTCAGTGA
- a CDS encoding ubiquitin hydrolase, putative, with translation MFKFDYKISYDEFVRTIYHHARQYEIKVSDPYKQCVTVNALITKAKDEESKRNYANAYYYVNKCLLFFDKEENPVDFTQRDPSTKRVFAEALDLEAKLKLKELPIEYKAMIEEIDRREPERRRIVAQQLESDSGDGDGNKQLSRAVDMHLTRQQQLLSSENSSVDELLQRLRWASVPGTRNITLRTVSNGPPAPPPTYDTVSRPEPSPAPVNPVTGDSHALPASASHRSYTTCILNPSNASLSVRRRGIVNLGNTCYMNSVLQVLNSTPLGQYFLTDAYVSHLLNTKGKLTRLINSFSFVIRELNRSDCKFSVSASPFKSALGDYYEGFQNSSQQDANEFLRVVLDGIHGALNVNDSNRIEFPEIDNSKGTDDELARRYWGQYYQKNSSVIVDYCAFQERSAIVCPSCCHQSRSFNVSLSIEIPIPRTSSKVSLDDCFAAYCREEILDDSSMYMCPNCHQKVNARKQLLFYSAPPVLFITLKRFRCYGDFTTASKVNSSVFFSKTLNIASYMCSSFSKTKYHLVGIINHQGNMYGGHYTADAVGADGVWCHFSDEQVTKAEVADNNLAYILCYVR, from the coding sequence ATGTTCAAGTTTGACTACAAGATATCCTACGACGAGTTTGTCAGAACAATCTACCATCATGCACGCCAGTACGAGATAAAAGTTTCCGATCCTTATAAGCAATGCGTCACTGTCAATGCGCTCATCACTAAAGCCAAGGACGAAGAGAGCAAACGAAACTACGCCAATGCGTACTACTACGTCAACAAGTGCCTTTTATTTTTCGATAAGGAAGAGAACCCGGTTGACTTCACGCAAAGAGATCCATCGACAAAGAGGGTCTTTGCTGAGGCTCTTGACCTCGAGGCTAAGTTGAAGCTGAAGGAACTACCGATCGAGTACAAGGCTATGATCGAAGAAATCGACCGTCGGGAGCCGGAACGCCGTCGCATCGTAGCCCAGCAGCTGGAGTCGGACAGCGGAGATGGTGACGGGAACAAGCAGCTTTCTAGGGCTGTAGACATGCACTTGACAAGACAGCAGCAACTTCTGTCTTCCGAGAACAGCAGCGTAGATGAGTTGTTGCAGCGACTTCGCTGGGCTTCGGTGCCTGGCACGAGGAACATTACCCTACGCACGGTCTCCAATGGcccgcctgctcctcctccaacgTACGACACCGTCTCCAGACCGGAACCGTCTCCAGCGCCAGTAAATCCCGTGACAGGCGACAGCCACGCTCTCCCTGCCTCAGCCTCACATAGAAGCTATACAACCTGTATCCTGAATCCTTCAAATGCCTCTCTGTCAGTGCGACGGAGGGGAATCGTAAATTTGGGTAACACATGCTACATGAATAGCGTGCTGCAGGTACTCAATTCCACGCCATTAGGCCAGTACTTTCTCACAGACGCCTATGTTTCCCACCTGCTTAATACAAAGGGAAAGCTGACTCGCTTGATCAACTCATTTAGCTTCGTTATCCGTGAGCTCAATCGTTCCGACTGCAAGTTTTCAGTGAGCGCGTCTCCGTTCAAGTCTGCTCTCGGAGACTACTACGAGGGGTTTCAAAACTCAAGCCAGCAGGATGCAAACGAGTTTCTACGTGTTGTGCTGGATGGCATTCACGGAGCACTGAATGTGAACGACAGTAATAGAATTGAGTTTCCTGAGATTGACAACTCTAAAGGCACCGATGACGAACTTGCTCGACGCTACTGGGGGCAGTACTATCAGAAGAATTCGTCCGTTATAGTTGACTACTGCGCGTTTCAAGAGCGAAGCGCGATTGTCTGCCCCTCCTGTTGCCACCAGTCACGTTCTTTCAATGTTTCTCTTAGCATTGAAATTCCTATTCCGCGGACCTCGTCAAAGGTTTCACTCGACGACTGCTTTGCCGCTTACTGCCGGGAAGAAATTCTTGACGATAGCTCGATGTACATGTGCCCTAACTGTCACCAGAAGGTGAACGCCCGAAAGCAACTGCTGTTTTATTCAGCACCACCAGTTCTATTTATTACTCTGAAGCGTTTCCGCTGTTACGGTGActtcaccaccgcctcaAAAGTCAACTCGAGCGTTTTCTTTAGTAAAACACTGAACATTGCCTCGTATATGTGCTCCAGCTTCTCGAAAACAAAGTACCATTTGGTGGGTATTATCAATCACCAAGGCAACATGTATGGAGGTCACTATACTGCAGATGCTGTTGGTGCTGATGGTGTGTGGTGCCACTTCAGCGATGAGCAGGTGACAAAAGCGGAAGTGGCAGATAATAATCTTGCCTATATTCTCTGCTACGTACGTTGA
- a CDS encoding arginyl-tRNA synthetase, putative: MCAAAATVNVELALKEIVKATIAKAFPLVPAQEPLITLGKVSEYQCNNAMGLVKVLSQQQQPIKMSPQMVGEELKKNLVGNDIIDEFEPTPKGFINVSIRKEWVARMVKEVLKQGIRPPVVTKQRVLVDFSAPNIAKEMHVGHLRSTIIGESISRLLEFCQHDVARINHIGDWGTAFGMLILYIKRNFPDYTTNPPDISDLTAFYRAAKKCFDEDQEFKEKARLEVVKLQALEEDSIQAWKYICDVSREEFDKVYTRLGATIEERGESFYNPLIPKVLDLLEEAGQIEVSDGAKLIVSKEARKLDSLDARDMTKLASQHLALVSRDGPSYHPNLLAAMKKAGILTGTEGEESVALSKKEVKPWNKFDIRVDLDKLMAQLAPLYKKQLDPLFLEVFEAAGIVKGDSILVPRFSFPLMVVKSDGGYTYDTTDVTATYHRFVIEKMNRVIYCTDLGQYEHFRMCMQTAKDMGWMEHATWDHAGFGLVTGADGKKIKTRSGETVKLKDLMDEAVERSLAILKEREAGERSQGHSEEEMQKLSNIIGIGAIKYFDLKQTRTGDYAFSYDKMLDMSGNTAVFLLYQYARICSIKRKAGIADEELLEITDISLETPQEKSLALCALRFQTVILKTVEDLFPHHLADFAYELMTNFSNFFQNCRVLDDPLQNSRLCLVELTRITLKKTLELLNIETAERI, from the coding sequence atgtgcgccgctgccgctaccgTGAATGTGGAGCtggcgctgaaggagatTGTCAAGGCGACCATCGCCAAGGCCTTCCCGCTCGTCCCGGCCCAGGAGCCTCTCATCACCCTTGGCAAGGTGAGCGAGTATCAGTGCAACAATGCCATGGGGCTGGTGAAGGTGCTctctcagcagcagcagccaatAAAGATGAGCCCGCAGATGGTCGGCGAGGAGCTCAAAAAGAACCTGGTCGGCAATGATATCATCGACGAGTTCGAACCCACGCCCAAGGGTTTCATCAATGTCAGCATCCGAAAGGAATGGGTGGCTAGGATGgtgaaggaggtgctgaaACAGGGCATCCGCCCACCCGTCGTGACGAAGCAGCGCGTGCTCGTCGACTTTTCAGCGCCGAACATTGCCAAGGAGATGCATGTCGGACATCTGCGCTCCACCATCATCGGCGAGTCGATCAGCCGCCTGCTGGAGTTCTGCCAGCATGACGTTGCACGTATCAATCACATCGGCGACTGGGGTACGGCGTTTGGCATGCTCATTCTGTACATCAAGCGCAACTTCCCCGACTACACCACGAACCCGCCGGACATCTCTGACCTCACCGCCTTCTACCGCGCGGCGAAGAAGTGCTTCGACGAGGACCAGGAGTTCAAGGAGAAGGCCCGCCTCGAGGTGGTgaagctgcaggcgctggaggaggatTCTATCCAGGCGTGGAAGTACATCTGCGACGTGTCGCGCGAGGAGTTCGACAAGGTTTACACCCGCCTCGGCGCCACCATCGAGGAGCGCGGTGAGAGCTTCTACAACCCGCTTATTCCAAAGGTGCTCGAtctgctggaggaggcgggacAGATCGAGGTGAGTGACGGCGCGAAGCTCATCGTCAGCAAGGAGGCGCGCAAACTGGATAGCCTCGATGCGCGTGACATGACAAAGCTGGCGAGTCAGCACCTCGCGCTCGTCTCGCGCGATGGTCCGTCGTACCACCCGAACCTGCTTGCCGCCATGAAGAAGGCTGGCATCTTGACCGGGACTGAGGGTGAGGAGTCGGTGGCGCTGTCGAAGAAGGAGGTGAAGCCGTGGAACAAGTTTGATATCCGCGTGGACCTGGACAAGCTGATGGCCCAGCTCGCACCCCTGTACAAGAAGCAGCTCGATCCTCTCTTCCTGGAGGTGTTCGAGGCTGCGGGGATTGTCAAGGGCGACAGCATCCTTGTCCCCCGTTTCTCCTTCCCGCTGATGGTGGTGAAAAGTGATGGCGGCTACACCTACGACACGACAGATGTCACGGCCACGTACCACCGCTTCGTCATCGAGAAGATGAACCGCGTCATCTACTGCACCGATTTGGGCCAGTACGAGCACTTCCGCATGTGCATGCAGACGGCAAAGGACATGGGCTGGATGGAACATGCCACATGGGACCACGCCGGCTTTGGCCTTGTGACGGGTGCAGATGGCAAGAAGATAAAGACGCGCTCGGGTGAGACGGTGAAGCTGAAGGACCTCATGgacgaggcggtggagcggtCCCTTGCGATCCTGAAGGAGCGTGAGGCGGGCGAGCGCAGCCAAGGCCACTCGGAGGAAGAGATGCAGAAGCTTTCCAACATTATCGGCATTGGCGCCATCAAGTACTTTGATCTCAAGCAGACGCGTACTGGTGACTACGCCTTCAGCTACGACAAGATGCTGGACATGTCTGGAAACACAGCCGTGTTCCTTCTCTATCAGTACGCCCGCATCTGCTCTATCAAGCGCAAGGCCGGCATAGCGGATGAGGAGCTGCTCGAGATCACCGACATCTCTCTCGAGACCCCGCAGGAGAAGAGCCTCgcgctgtgcgcgctgcgcttccAGACGGTGATTCTCAAGACCGTTGAGGATCTCTTCCCGCACCACCTGGCCGACTTCGCGTACGAGCTCATGACAAACTTCTCCAACTTTTTCCAAAACTGCCGCGTCTTGGATGACCCGCTGCAGAACAGCCGCCTGTGCCTAGTCGAGCTTACCCGCATCACCCTCAAGAAGACATTGGAGCTGCTGAACATCGAGACGGCCGAGCGCATTTAG